In a single window of the Anaerotruncus rubiinfantis genome:
- a CDS encoding peptide ABC transporter substrate-binding protein — MTKNRLLALLLAAVFLFAFSGCGDKTAGQIFKYDIPSGVHNLDPQFATDSTARMIIQNTFEGLFRQLPSGEIEPCLAESYEVSADGLTYTFHLRRDAAWGNAKLPRAVREAYNGTPVTAHDFVFALSRMFNPTAPSPFAGSFSSIKNAELIRRGAAPMDSLGVRATDDYTLEITLIRQDSLLPELLAASYAMPCNEDFFRSTKARYGLDLKSLLFNGPFGVTSWDNESAVTLRQNAFYSSPDPVIAGGVNLYIQPGSPEAPADPVGRFLADSTDACKVNYGALPAVLGADGAYESFEDVVWVLAFNCRDEALANAEIRRALAYAIDRKLFDQYLPENLRVSEMLVPPAVSLLGESFRTFAGENSELLYSPHLAKQNFASGLEDLGLEKIPLSEILVPDTYNLPLLTGFVQQGWQKNLAVYTGLVKLSEAELLARVASGNYSAAILPLSASYSSPGAVLADFSSASTQNLTGYGNADFDTLLAATASLSGQEAYEVYAQAEEMLLYDAPVIPLFFETSYYAMGPDVSGIEFSPFLSGVYFKYARKK; from the coding sequence ATGACAAAAAACCGACTGCTTGCCTTGCTGCTTGCGGCAGTGTTCCTGTTTGCTTTTTCCGGCTGCGGGGACAAAACCGCCGGCCAAATCTTCAAATACGATATCCCATCGGGCGTGCACAATCTCGACCCGCAGTTCGCCACCGATTCCACCGCTCGCATGATCATACAAAACACCTTCGAAGGGCTCTTCCGGCAGCTTCCTTCGGGGGAAATCGAGCCATGCCTTGCCGAAAGCTATGAGGTTTCCGCGGACGGGCTCACCTACACCTTTCACCTGCGCCGCGACGCCGCCTGGGGCAATGCGAAGCTGCCGCGGGCGGTTCGCGAAGCCTACAATGGGACGCCCGTGACCGCCCACGATTTTGTCTTCGCGCTTTCCCGGATGTTCAATCCCACCGCGCCCAGCCCGTTTGCCGGCTCTTTTTCCAGCATCAAAAACGCCGAGCTCATCCGGCGCGGCGCGGCGCCAATGGATTCGCTCGGCGTGCGCGCGACCGACGATTATACGCTCGAAATCACCCTCATCCGGCAGGACAGCCTTTTGCCGGAGCTGCTCGCCGCGAGTTATGCAATGCCCTGTAACGAGGATTTCTTCCGCTCGACAAAGGCCCGGTATGGACTTGACCTGAAGAGCCTGCTTTTTAACGGTCCGTTTGGCGTGACCTCCTGGGATAACGAATCGGCCGTCACGCTGCGCCAGAATGCTTTTTACAGTTCGCCCGACCCGGTAATTGCAGGGGGCGTAAACCTCTATATCCAGCCGGGATCCCCTGAAGCGCCCGCAGACCCGGTCGGACGTTTCCTTGCCGATTCCACTGACGCCTGCAAAGTCAATTACGGTGCCCTTCCGGCGGTGCTCGGCGCGGACGGGGCCTATGAATCCTTTGAAGATGTTGTGTGGGTGCTCGCCTTCAACTGCCGTGACGAAGCGCTTGCAAACGCGGAAATCCGCCGCGCGCTGGCTTACGCCATCGACCGCAAATTGTTTGACCAGTACCTGCCGGAAAACCTTCGGGTCAGCGAAATGCTGGTGCCGCCCGCGGTTTCTCTGCTTGGGGAATCCTTCCGCACCTTTGCCGGGGAGAATAGCGAGCTGCTCTACAGCCCGCATCTTGCCAAACAGAATTTTGCCTCCGGTCTGGAGGATCTGGGGCTCGAAAAGATCCCGCTTTCTGAAATCCTGGTGCCGGATACCTATAACCTCCCGCTGCTCACCGGCTTTGTCCAGCAGGGCTGGCAGAAAAACCTGGCGGTCTACACCGGGCTTGTCAAGCTTTCAGAAGCTGAGCTGCTCGCGCGGGTGGCTTCGGGCAATTATTCGGCGGCCATCCTGCCGCTTTCAGCCTCCTATTCTTCGCCTGGGGCTGTGCTCGCGGACTTTTCCTCCGCATCCACACAAAACCTCACCGGCTACGGAAACGCGGACTTTGACACGCTGCTCGCCGCAACGGCTTCTCTTTCGGGGCAGGAAGCTTACGAAGTCTACGCGCAGGCCGAGGAGATGCTGCTTTACGATGCGCCGGTCATTCCGCTTTTTTTCGAGACTTCCTACTACGCGATGGGGCCGGACGTTTCCGGCATTGAATTTTCACCGTTCCTGTCGGGCGTATACTTCAAATATGCCCGCAAAAAGTAA
- the abc-f gene encoding ribosomal protection-like ABC-F family protein, whose amino-acid sequence MGRTLFTIDRLEVHDHDRIGLVGANGAGKSTLLGILYGEEPYDEGLIERRCPIALIRQSGEPEGESGRRMQKELALMDSPRMSGGERTRAAIAAAFSQEAPLLFADEPTTNLDLDGISVLREKLENYSGAILLISHDRALLDSLCTSIWEIADGGLRVFPGNYTDWTVQKQRERDFAQFEYERYRSEKTRLQAEAAVLREQARTMRKAPKRMGNSEARLHKGSRTVPQGQVAHRAAVLLSRAGHLEEKERPSDPPEIRMALGAASPVTSKNAARIEGLTIRYGKRTVLDDVSFSITTGKRTVMFGPNGAGKTTVIEYLLHNRDRAQFAQGIKAGYFAQDHTVLDLQKTVLENVRETSSLPEHEVRTILANLMIAKDDVYKPAGVLSGGERAKVSFARLLASDCNLLVLDEPTNHIDLFTAEALEKLLVCWQGTMLLITHDQRLIEKLAERLLFVQDGKIETFEGGWDAWQAEQTRRAAPRDDMSDLREQLRRLGELY is encoded by the coding sequence TTGGGGCGCACACTGTTCACAATTGACCGGCTTGAGGTGCATGATCACGACCGTATCGGACTGGTCGGTGCAAACGGCGCGGGCAAATCCACCCTGCTCGGCATCCTCTATGGGGAGGAGCCATATGACGAAGGCCTGATCGAACGCCGCTGCCCGATCGCACTGATCCGGCAGTCGGGCGAGCCGGAAGGCGAGAGCGGCCGCCGGATGCAAAAGGAACTCGCGCTGATGGATTCACCGCGTATGAGCGGCGGCGAGCGGACCCGCGCGGCCATTGCGGCCGCGTTCAGCCAGGAGGCTCCGCTGCTCTTCGCGGACGAACCCACCACCAACCTGGATCTTGACGGGATTTCCGTCTTGCGGGAAAAGCTCGAAAACTACTCCGGCGCAATTCTGCTGATCTCCCATGACCGGGCGCTGCTCGACAGTCTCTGCACATCCATCTGGGAGATCGCGGACGGCGGACTTCGCGTCTTCCCTGGAAACTATACCGACTGGACGGTCCAAAAGCAGCGGGAACGGGACTTCGCACAATTTGAATATGAACGGTACCGCAGCGAAAAGACGCGGCTGCAGGCCGAAGCAGCCGTCCTGCGCGAACAGGCCCGCACCATGCGCAAAGCGCCCAAACGGATGGGCAACAGTGAAGCGCGCCTGCACAAAGGCTCGCGGACGGTCCCACAGGGACAGGTCGCGCACCGCGCGGCAGTGCTGCTCAGCCGCGCCGGCCACCTGGAAGAAAAGGAGCGGCCTTCCGACCCGCCGGAAATCAGGATGGCGCTTGGCGCGGCCAGCCCGGTCACATCCAAAAATGCGGCCCGGATCGAAGGACTCACCATACGTTACGGTAAGCGTACGGTACTCGATGACGTTTCCTTTTCGATCACAACCGGCAAACGCACGGTCATGTTCGGGCCAAATGGCGCGGGCAAAACAACCGTCATCGAATATCTGCTGCACAACAGAGATCGCGCCCAGTTTGCACAAGGGATAAAGGCAGGCTATTTCGCGCAGGATCACACGGTACTCGATCTCCAAAAAACCGTTCTGGAAAATGTGCGGGAAACCTCTTCCCTGCCGGAACACGAGGTGCGTACCATCCTGGCAAACCTGATGATCGCAAAGGACGACGTCTATAAGCCCGCCGGAGTTCTTTCAGGCGGTGAACGAGCCAAGGTTTCCTTTGCGCGGCTGCTCGCCTCCGACTGCAACCTGCTCGTCCTCGACGAGCCGACCAACCACATCGACCTCTTCACGGCCGAGGCACTCGAAAAGCTACTTGTCTGCTGGCAGGGCACCATGCTGCTCATCACACACGATCAGCGGCTGATTGAAAAGCTCGCCGAGCGGCTGCTATTCGTGCAGGATGGGAAAATTGAGACGTTCGAAGGCGGTTGGGACGCCTGGCAGGCCGAGCAAACGCGCCGGGCGGCCCCGCGCGACGACATGTCTGATCTGCGCGAACAGCTCCGGCGGCTGGGGGAACTTTATTAA
- a CDS encoding DUF6809 family protein has protein sequence MHALLYQLFNGEIHPCEAPYPKDGKINLAWREFDRAQESLRAQLNPAQATLLDELLLEQVALNAAMEETYFVRGLRFGAQFCVELLFPEVCGAAE, from the coding sequence ATGCATGCACTGCTGTATCAACTTTTTAATGGTGAGATTCATCCATGTGAAGCGCCGTACCCGAAGGATGGCAAAATCAATCTTGCGTGGCGGGAATTTGACCGCGCGCAGGAAAGCCTGCGCGCCCAACTGAACCCGGCGCAGGCGACCCTGCTGGATGAACTGCTGCTTGAGCAGGTCGCGCTGAACGCCGCCATGGAGGAAACTTATTTTGTGCGCGGCCTGCGGTTTGGCGCGCAGTTTTGTGTGGAGCTGCTCTTCCCAGAGGTTTGCGGCGCAGCCGAATAA